One region of Anaerotignum faecicola genomic DNA includes:
- the dprA gene encoding DNA-processing protein DprA — protein sequence MEEYYLMWLTRIDGIGLKRAHRLLEHFGSAEAVWRAEPSAIRRSAILGEKLTEGLLLSREEDQLNDWIIELEEKEIDFYSYWHPRYPRLLREIQNPPLGIYVRGEIPDDEIDTVAIIGARKCSRYGATVAYDIAKDLGKTNVIVVSGMARGIDSEGHRGILDGGGKTIAVLGCGVDICYPAENKELMERIIENGCVISEYPPGMPAVAKNFPNRNRIIAGLSKMVVVVEAGKRSGTIITADLALDYGREVYAVPGNVTSALSYGTNALIKQGCPIITEGSDILSALGIAYKETEKVKFQIKTAENISPEEKEIFDLIEDSTPISAEALCRRLGRKVQEVQYILSLLELSGYIEKIPQAGYIRAH from the coding sequence ATGGAAGAATATTATCTGATGTGGCTGACGCGGATTGATGGCATCGGCTTGAAACGTGCGCATCGTCTCCTGGAGCATTTCGGCAGTGCAGAAGCCGTTTGGCGTGCGGAACCCTCTGCAATTCGGCGGTCTGCGATTCTGGGAGAGAAGCTGACGGAAGGTCTGCTCCTTTCCAGAGAGGAAGACCAACTGAACGATTGGATTATTGAATTAGAGGAAAAGGAAATTGATTTTTATTCCTACTGGCATCCAAGATATCCCCGGCTGCTGAGGGAAATTCAGAATCCGCCGCTTGGGATTTATGTCCGTGGAGAGATTCCCGATGATGAAATTGATACGGTTGCTATCATCGGTGCAAGAAAATGCTCCCGTTACGGCGCAACGGTTGCCTATGACATTGCGAAAGACTTGGGTAAGACCAATGTGATTGTGGTCAGCGGCATGGCGCGTGGCATTGACAGCGAGGGACACAGAGGGATTCTGGATGGTGGCGGAAAAACGATTGCTGTGCTCGGCTGCGGTGTGGATATTTGCTATCCTGCGGAAAATAAGGAGCTGATGGAGCGCATCATCGAAAACGGCTGCGTCATTTCCGAATATCCGCCCGGAATGCCTGCGGTTGCTAAGAATTTCCCGAACAGAAACCGCATCATTGCGGGACTGAGCAAAATGGTTGTGGTGGTCGAAGCAGGAAAGAGAAGCGGCACGATTATCACGGCAGATCTGGCACTGGATTACGGCAGGGAGGTTTATGCCGTCCCGGGAAATGTCACCAGTGCATTAAGCTACGGCACGAACGCCCTCATTAAGCAGGGCTGTCCCATCATTACGGAGGGCAGCGATATCCTGTCGGCATTGGGCATTGCATATAAAGAAACAGAAAAGGTAAAATTTCAGATTAAAACGGCGGAAAATATTTCGCCTGAGGAAAAGGAAATTTTCGATCTGATTGAGGACAGTACCCCGATTTCCGCCGAAGCGCTTTGCAGAAGGCTTGGCAGAAAGGTGCAGGAGGTGCAGTATATTCTGTCTTTGTTAGAGCTTTCCGGCTATATTGAAAAAATACCGCAGGCAGGCTATATCAGAGCACATTGA
- a CDS encoding YifB family Mg chelatase-like AAA ATPase, producing MLSIIKSAALLGIDSYPVEVEVDLSNGLPAFDIVGLPDSAVKESRERVRTAIRNAGFSFPVKRITVNLAPADTKKEGAAFDLPIALGILSACNLFSAEKTEDALITGELSLDGSVRPVNGVLPMLYDALRRGISVSFVPFENAEEAALVEGMTVYPVHSVKEIVAHLSGGTQIAPYHKEGNAFSLTQTDTPDLDFSHVKGQENAKRAMEIAAAGGHNILLIGPPGSGKTMLAKRLPTILPDLSFEESIEITKIYSVAGLLKEKNSLVRTRPFRSPHHTISASALTGGGRIPRPGEISLAHHGVLFLDELPEFQRNALEVMRQPLEDGKVTIARVNGTLTFPSDFMLAAAMNPCPCGYLGNSEKCHCSANEIMKYHRKISGPLLDRIDLMVEMPPVAYEELDSTIPAESSATIKERVVCAHKIQLERFRNEGIFFNAQMNAAQIEKYCALREEDKELLRTAFARMELSARAYHKILKLARTAADLSGDAQITRKHLLEVLQYRSLDRKYLL from the coding sequence ATGCTTTCCATTATAAAATCAGCTGCACTCCTTGGCATCGACAGCTATCCTGTCGAGGTTGAGGTAGACCTGAGCAACGGTCTGCCCGCCTTTGATATTGTCGGTCTGCCCGATTCCGCAGTGAAGGAATCGCGTGAGCGTGTACGTACCGCTATCCGCAATGCAGGCTTTTCCTTTCCCGTCAAGCGCATTACTGTCAATCTTGCTCCTGCCGATACAAAGAAGGAAGGGGCTGCCTTTGATTTACCCATCGCACTGGGGATTCTTTCTGCCTGCAATCTTTTTTCCGCAGAAAAAACAGAGGATGCCCTCATTACAGGGGAGCTTTCTCTGGATGGGTCTGTGCGCCCTGTCAACGGCGTTCTGCCCATGCTGTATGATGCCCTGCGCCGCGGCATTTCCGTTTCCTTTGTTCCCTTTGAAAATGCAGAAGAAGCGGCTCTGGTAGAAGGAATGACAGTCTATCCCGTTCATTCCGTGAAGGAGATTGTCGCACACCTTTCGGGCGGCACGCAGATTGCACCCTATCATAAGGAAGGTAATGCCTTTTCTCTTACCCAAACGGATACACCTGATTTGGATTTTTCTCATGTAAAGGGGCAGGAAAACGCCAAGCGCGCCATGGAAATCGCTGCGGCAGGCGGACATAACATCCTTCTCATCGGGCCGCCGGGCTCAGGGAAAACCATGCTCGCCAAGCGTCTGCCTACTATTCTGCCCGATTTAAGCTTCGAGGAAAGCATTGAAATCACAAAGATTTACAGCGTAGCAGGACTTCTGAAGGAGAAAAATTCTTTGGTCAGAACAAGGCCCTTCCGCTCTCCCCATCATACCATTTCCGCCTCTGCATTGACTGGCGGCGGCAGAATTCCGCGTCCGGGCGAAATTTCTCTGGCGCATCACGGGGTACTGTTTTTAGATGAGCTGCCTGAATTTCAGCGCAATGCGCTTGAGGTTATGCGCCAGCCTCTGGAGGACGGCAAGGTCACGATTGCGCGCGTCAACGGCACACTGACCTTTCCATCCGATTTTATGCTTGCGGCAGCGATGAACCCCTGCCCCTGCGGCTATCTGGGCAACAGTGAGAAATGCCATTGCTCTGCGAATGAAATCATGAAATACCACAGAAAAATCAGTGGCCCTCTTTTGGATCGTATTGATTTAATGGTAGAAATGCCACCCGTTGCGTATGAGGAGCTAGACAGCACTATCCCTGCGGAATCCTCCGCCACCATTAAGGAGCGTGTTGTCTGCGCACATAAAATTCAGCTGGAGCGCTTCCGGAACGAAGGCATTTTCTTTAATGCGCAGATGAACGCGGCACAGATTGAAAAATACTGCGCTTTGCGCGAAGAGGATAAGGAACTGCTGCGTACCGCCTTCGCAAGAATGGAATTAAGCGCACGCGCCTACCATAAAATCCTTAAGCTGGCGCGCACTGCCGCTGACCTTTCGGGTGATGCGCAGATTACACGAAAGCATCTGCTTGAGGTGCTGCAGTATCGCTCTCTGGACAGAAAATATTTATTATAA